CATTGTTCTGTTTACTTAATGTTTCTGATTATCAATCTAATTTAGTTAATGCTGTTGGTGAGAGTTACTTATGTTTAATTTGGCTTATTCACAACATTACCGTTTGATTCTGTATTTTgtatttacattttcttgtgCTTTAGAGTATGGTGGATTGGTTTTGATTAGCTTTTAAATTAATGATGTTTGAAATCTAGTCTGGTTGCAGGAAACGTTCAGCCCTATCAATTTGTTCTACCGCCGAATTGGAAACAATTGCGTATAGCCAACATTTTGTCAGGTAATTACTGCCAACCGAAATGCGCAGAGCCATGGATCGAAGTGAAGTTTGAGAACGAGAAGCAAGGCAAAGTTCAAGTTGTGGCATCTCCTTTGATCCGTTTAACCAACAAACCAAATGCAACCATTGAAGATCTCGGTGAGCCAGAGAAAGTGATTGCTTCTCTTGGTCCTTTTGTCACCGGAAACTCTTATGACTCTGATGAACTTTTGAACACTTCAATCGAAAAGATTGGAGATCAAACGGTAATGACACAACAAGTGACTCTATGACTGATCAATCATTGAAATAAgtttctgattatttttttggtttatgtcttCTTGTGTGACAGTACTATAAGTACGTTTTGGAGACGCCATTTGCGCTCACGGGAAGTCACAATCTTGCAAAAGCGACAGCAAAGGGAAACACggtggttttgtttgttgtgagtGCTACTGAAAAGCAATGGCAGAGCTCACAGAAGACTCTTCAAGCCATTCTTGATTCTTTTCAACTGTAAATCCTGAGTTATTGTTGAGACTCTGGACTCAATAAACCAAAGAGCAAACGGTATGTGTGAATTGAGTGTCTGTGTGTTAGTACAATTAACTCGGATTCTTTTCTACTGTAAGTTCAAGCTATGACTCGgttttacatagtttttttactatttttttagcTTCGTGATCAAGAGGATATCTCACTGATAATTTGCTCAGCATGTCTCTACTCTAATTGCCAAACATTAGACAATGAATAGGCCTGATGTGTAACTTTCTCGGGTTATAAAAGGTCAAAAGATTACAGGGTTAGGATTTCTATATCTAATTCGAAAAAACTAACAACGGTACAAGATGTTTCTTAGATTCTGACACATAGTGTGGAAACTCCCTTCTTTTATGGTTTCTGCATACAGATGAAGTCAAGTGGTCACGAGATGAGGGACTTGAGGTTGTGAAAGGTCGCATGAGTATGTTACATACTTCACACCATCCACAAGCAAGACTATAAAAACTTGGAACAGTGGATTTGTTCCTCCCATCATCCCATCACCGCCTTCTCTGGGATCAACAAGCACAGATACAACCATTGATGGGGAAGGCTGGGTGTCCCGGAAGTTCTCGTTGCTTGAGCTGTTATGATCTTTGGTTAGATCAAAATCAGACACCGGAAGACCACCACGGAGGATTCTTCTGTTCTTTTTCCCCTTGCGTGTATCAGTGGTGTTCTCAGACTGTTGAATAGGTGGAGAAGCAGGAATGATGGCGCCTGAGGTTGTGGAGATATCAAACTGAAACACATCTGTGCACATCCCGGAACTGAACATTGGTCCTATCAGTGGATACAGTCAAGAAAAGCAGGTGTTagtatatgcaaatgcaaacgtTTCAGATCACTATTCTAGCTAAAAGACTGCTCTCTATGTCTCAAGGGGAGAATCAGTAACATTGGAAACTTGTGAATGCCTGCAACACCTTCACGAAACCATTGCTGCATTTAACCATTGGCTGTTGTTGATTTGAGTTGGTCTTTAGACATATCCCCTGTCCTTGTCGAGTCAGGTAAAGGCAATGCATGAAAAATACCTTTATTAGTAGTTGCTTCATCGTTTTTCCCTCCTTTGTTCTTCGTTTCAGAAGCCATGGCTTTCTCGCTCGCCAAAATAGAATGAATGATCAAATTTCCATCGATCTTCACAAGCTTTTCATTCCTTGGAACAAAAAGAGATGCAACTAGAGGTTCACTACTATTTCCACGAGGTCCTGAGTTCTCTGTTGCAGAAACGTTTCTTCCCATTTCTTGATCACAATCTCTCCCACAATGCGCTCTATTACTAGTAACAGACACATCCAGGTGACCATTAACATCTAAAACTCTTCCTCTAGACTGATCATAAACCCAGTCAGTAACATTGTTAGACTTATACTCTCCAAAGGGAGCCAATGCCCCAAACAAAAATAGACAAAACAGAAGACCAAGAACACTCAAACTAGCAACCTTCTTGAACTTCTTCACCTTAGCCACAGACTGTTGTGGTTTCAAACTAGGAATAGGAAGCAAAGTGGCCACTCGAGAACCTTGCGGTTTAACCATATAAGCAGGACACTGCATCCATGGATAAAGCACTGGATAATACATTCCAGGCCGTGGAAGAAGTGACATTCCGGATCCCACTTGGTGCCTCAAAGTGACATTCTCAGCCATGAAGTAAGACATCTTGCTGCTCAAATCCGTAATAGTGGAATGCATATTCTTAACTTTATCTTCCAACTCCTCAACGTAATGTCTCTTCCTCTGTCTTGAAAGGTGAGCACTCTCACGGTTTCTAATGAGTCTCacgttcctcttcttctcatcacctTCTGCAAAACCAACTTGATCCAATCTCCTGTACTTATAGTTCCTCAATTCTTCGATCGTGTCTTCTTGGTAATTCTCTTTTTTCCTCTTCGTCGTAATTGACGTCGTAGcagcttcctcctcctcctccacatTAAGTTTCTGATCGAACTGATTTGTCCGACTCAAGCTTTGTAAATTAGTAACAGAGCAATCAGAATCCTTAGGCGATTCTCGATCGTAGCAGCTTGAAGTAGATATCAACACGCCGTTCGTGTCCTTCTCCGAGTGTTCGTTAACAAAATCGCCTGAAGATTCCGACGCCGGAGTAAAATCACCGGACATTTCTCCGTCGACGAAGAAGGATTCGTTCTCAGAAGGAAAGTAAAGGTCGTTGAAACTGTCTTCGAAATTCAACTCGTAGTCTTCGTCTCCGTCGTCGTCGATGTAAAACCTAAGATCGGAGATGGAGTTCTTAAGTAGAGGAGCTTGATCGGAGCTAGAATTGCAGAAATTATCagagggaggaggaggaggaggaggaggagagatcgcGATGGCGATGGAATCGAATTCGGAAGAGAAACTAAGGTAAGTGTCAGGAGTGTCCTCCAAAACTGGTTCCGCCATTGTTGGAAAgctttttaaggtttttgtgtTTAGAGTTACTaaaaatgaggaagaagaaggaattgttaaggtttataaaagagtCACGGACACGCTACGGACACGCGTGTGTTTCACTGTAGATCTGATTCATTCATTGAATAAGAGGAGAGTGTAAAACACGTGCCTTATAAGGAGCGTGGGGGCGGGGGGAGCTTTGGATTGCATTTTATAGCACGTTGACTGCATTATATGCATTAACTTGGAGTAATGGCTAAGGGGTTTATATGctcttttggattttaattatataatgtcTCTCTGACTCTTTCTatccaaaagtaaaaaaataattctatgTTTCGATTTGGATCCTAAACAAatctaatctaatttttttttttttattcagacTTTCCAACTTTGTGTTGTTTTGGAGTCTCTTTGACGTCACGCATGTCTCCTCTCTTTCTAGCATCCCATCATTATTATCGATGTGTATATAGATTTCTGacggtaaaagaaaaaatatgttatatccGAATCGTATCTTGTCGATCAAATACTATTACTCTTGGCGATTTGGAATAATGGATGGTAGATTCTGCATGTctttatacaatatatatttacaataatttttcatGAATAGTCTAATACAAACACATTGTGTGATTTGTGTCGTCCTCTAACATGATCCGGATTAGTCCATATTGAAGTAGAGAGTTGTAACGTAACGCGTTCTATCCTTCGGTAAAGTACCTTCGAGGTCAACACACTATTTTGCTTCCGATCATAATATAAGACACGTAACGACATCGACATCATAAGGGATACCTCACCACAACTAGTAGCACCCAAAACTGGCAAAAAAAACCTCCATCTCGTAAAAGAAAATCCTGGACCATCCTTGTGTGTCTCCTCTTTCTCAGCATCCTTCCAAATTTTCTTGTCCTTCTTGTTGCAATACACGAATCCTAATTAACTTCCCTTGGTACGTAGTTTATTAGAGTTGAAACGTCATTTTCAATGGGCTTCCACATGATAAAATTTCTCAGACCTAAAATCAAAACTCATCAATTTAAATGTAGAACTAGAGTCTAGAATGTAGAATTGAGGCTAGAGCCATGTCTCGTCATTGCTCGGTAACAGACAAACTGCACCCCGAAATGGAAAGTGAGATCTTATAGGTTCCTCCACTACTTCGTCTTCACAAGCATGCTTTTATAAGTTTGAAGAGTTgacttttctctcaaaaacgccTATAGGAAGTCAAGAACTATCGATCTCGTggctcttctcttctcttgtctcGTCTTCGTCACAAccactctgttttgttttgtattatgaaACCCTAGAGATATGTAATTAGGAATTTAAATTAACAACcaatcttataaataaataattatgattgtaagagaaaatttatattacataaaaaaaaaatacaaatgtatGAGACCTGAGtctaataagatatttttttgcaaaaataaaaacttaaaaggaaaaaaataataaaaaaataagagaaaatataaagtaTCCTTTTTCCCTCTCTGTGTTTGCTTTTGCCTtcccgagagagagagagagaaagataagatTTGGCTTTGCatattcttcatcttctctctcgcCGCCCTCAATATGCTCCGATTTGGATTCACCTCTTcctcttgatttcttcttcttcttcttctcttttgctgcggagagaaaaggaaacaagaaagagaCGCGGCGAGGTGATTAGAGGAAGCTATATCCACAACTCTCTCTAGTTGTAATACATCAATTCCCTTTTTCTAATGGACGCAGCGTCGCCGGAAAACGCCGCGGGAACCGATGGTGTGGTTATGGGAGATAATGGGTTTAATGCGGATCCTTTTTTGGTTGAGGCTTTGCAGAACCCTCGCCATCGTCTCACGAGTAAgctcccttctttttttttgggggtctttgtttgtttgattcgtGTCGTAAACTTTAATATCCTGAAATTAGAGCTGATTCTTGTCGCCTGgacaaaaaaagtttggatttttttactCGGTGGTTTTATCTGAATTTTAGCTTATATCATGGCTAGGGATTTCAAGTAGTTTTTATggagattgtttgtttgtttgatgggGATTTCGATATGTCTCTACTTGCCTGGATTGATTTTGGGTTTTCAGGCAACTATTAGCTTATCTTCTTAGATTTGTGGTTTTGGAAGAGCCCATTTGCCTTGTATTGTAAAATCACTGTTAATGTTGTTATCAAAGCTGTAGACTTTATTGTATGCGTTTGATTCATACCATAAGGATAGTGATTCATATAGGTTTTGGTTCAGAAGTGTTACCTATTAATATATTTGTGAAAGATCTTGAATCTGATGCTTGTTTGAGTTATTAGTTATATCTTCTTTATCTGCTTTTGCTGATAGTAGCTTGGCTTTTTTGTGTGGTTATCTGGCTTGGTTGGTGGTATCCTGGCTTTTGTGTAGTTTTATATTTCATGAAATGCTCTTTACtcctcaattttgtttttctactgTACCtaatcctctctttttttttcttgttatgtcAGTTTTGCGGATGGAACTTGATGTTCAAAGGTTCTTGCAGAACCCTGAACAGCAGCAGTTTGAGTTCCAGCATTTTCCTACCTCGTATCTTCGTCTTGCAGCCCATCGTGTTGCTAACCACTATGGACTAGCTACAGCGGTTCTCGACAGTGGTGCAGATGGAAACGAAAACAGAATCCTTGTGACCAAAACAGCAGAGAGCAGATTTCCTGCGGTTCGTTTGTCTGAAATCCCTGTGGCTAAACCATCAGAAAATGGTAAATTTGAGCGCATGAAAGTTTCAATCAAGACTCGGCCTTCTAAAGGATCTGAATTTGGCGCTGGTGAACTAGAAAAGAGATGTGGTCCTCTTAGAAGTGTGGAGGAGAGGAAAGAAGAGTATGAAAGGGCTAGAGAACGGATATTTAGTGGTCTTCCAGGTCTTACTTGTGATGACTCTTCATCTGAAACTCAGGTGTATGGGAGGAATATGAGTCTTAACAGAGATGACAAGCAAGAATCTAAGAATGCTTATGTTGAGGCTGAGAGGAACTTAAGCCTCAGGGAGAGTGGTCCAACATCTCGTGTTGCAGTATTTAGAGACATAGTGAAGGATCGGTTTGACCCTGATTATGACCGCAGACACGAAAGGTGTGTAAAGCAACTGCGAAACTATACTAGCGAAAAGCAACAGTCAGTTTCATACATGATGGTTGATGATAATTGTGTGTGTGAATGCAGGTACATTAGGAGCCTTCCGATGAATCAGAATTTCAATCTACCACCCTTCAACTTTCAGCAAATGCCGACACCATACTACGAAATGGGATTCACTGGATATAACCAAATTCCAAGTACTCCTGCTTCCCTTGGTTTCGGGCCACCTCCAAGCTCTATGACGAGTCCCTATGGCACCACATTTTTAAACCAGGCTTCCAGGGATGCTATGTATATGCAGTGGCCTAATGCAGCTATGTTGTATGCTCATCCGTATGAGCAGTTCATGAATGCTTCTCTTCAGGTAAATAAACATTTGATTTTCCTCTCTTTCTATTATTCTCTTTGAAATTGTGTTCACAGAATGAAAACTCGTGCTGTTTCTCCAGGCACAGTTCTGCAGTCAACAACCAATGAGCTTCGACGATAGGCAGAACCTCTAGGGGCTTGTCTCTCTGTCAATCTTTATCTTTACCAGTATTATTTTTCTAGAACCTAGAAACTGTTGTAACGGAAATTTTGGAGTTGTAATGTCAGAGTTCAGATTAAAGATAcctttttgttcctttttacGATGATCAGATTCTGTCTGTTATGGAAACCAATGAACTACTTTTGTGAGTACTCATCGACATTATCTGTTTTAAAGCGAATAGTTACTTTCATAATGGTGGCTTACTTCAGGTTTGCATTGCAGGAGATAAGAATCAGTCATCCAGATATACATACATCATGCTATTCGTTTTGTTGATTTGTACAAGTCTTTGTGAGACcaacaaaaccaatatataatattaataaactaAATACGTATGTTAATGATGGAGAATTGCCCAAGTTTGCTGGTTTCAACATTTGTTTACAAACCAATGTGGCGGCGAAGAAACAGTGCAACGGATTTTAATGGTGTCCTGGAAACATGATAGCATCAAAGTGAGTAACTTACAACTTCAAAATAAACTGAACAGACTGGATAGAGATGTTTACCATAGAGGTCGGCTTTTGTTTCCTGATTGTGTAACCTCCTCATCTCTTTGTGGATCTGTATGGACAAGTCTTTGGAATTTTTCAGACAGTGCTTTGTAAGACTGAATCTCTGTTGGTTCGATTTGGCTAATCGCAGCTTTTAAATGTCGCATGCTTATTTCCTCCGTTTCAAGACTCTCCTGATTGATATATAACGATATGAGACACTAGCGAAAAATTTCAGGCGTTCCACTGAAAATAAGGACTGGTAAATTAAAGAAAGAGAGCTTACTTCGAGTGCGGCAATAGCTGCTTCTCTGCATATCAATGATATGTCAGCTCCTGTGTAACCTTTGGTAATGGAAGCAAGTTCCTTTAAACTAATATCAGAGCTGCATGGGATTTTACGCAAATGGATTTTGAGTATTGCTTCACGATCAGCTTCATTAGGAGGTCCAACATATAACAAGCGGTCAAAGCGTCCTGAAACATTATAACATCTTCAGTATAACCAaaagaattttcatttttttttgtgaaaaccaaaagaacctGTGAAAGAAAGGTATTGAGTATTGACCAGGTCTTAGTAGGGCAGAATCGATCTTGTCTGGCCGGTTTGTAGCAGCAATGACGGTAACACCAACTCTTTGATGCAAACCTGATTTCGACATTTAAGCAATCAGGTCCCTGCAATTTGACAACTACATCTAAATATCAATCATAAGGGTGGTAGTTACTAACCATCAAGCTCCACAAGAAGTTGGCTCATAACTCTGTCTGAAACTGAAACTCCATCATTTTCTTTGCCCCTAATGGAGGCAAGACTATCTATCTCATCAAAAAAGATAATGGAAGGGGCATTTGCTCTTGCCTTTGCAAAAAGGGACCTCACAGCCTTCTCTGATTCACCAACCCATTTGCTGAATAGTTCTGGACCTTTGACTGCAAGGAAATTGAGCCCGGCTTCAGAAGCTACTGCACGTGCCATAAGGGTCTTGCTACATCCAGGGGGACCGAACATCAGTATCCCACTTGGTGGCTTTGTACCTATTCTCTTAAATGCGTCCTGATGTTTTTGAGGCCATTCTACTGCTTCCGTTAGTTGATTTTTCACCTCGTTTTGGCCACCAACATCTTCCCAGTTAACTTTAGGGACCTCTAATATCACCTGAGAGTTTCACACCAACAAGAAATTAGACTGAGATAGAGTAAAGTCTAGTTTAACACTGGACCATCTCTAAATAAAACACTATATGTAACAGACATCTGAGTCAAAGAAAATTACCATGACACTGGACCACTGAAAATTTACAGTTCCTATCCTAACCAGAGAATATATGAGGAAGTGACCAAAAAATAAAGCCATTCATGTCGACTGAGTTCTCACCATAACAGTATAATGATATAGATGGTGACATTCATGCAATTTGATATGTGACGTGAATAAAGTGAAGAGATCATCATCTTAAGTAGATCAGAAAACTAGAGACAATGAGTCAGAATGAGGGAAACAATGATACGAAGAGTTGACAGTGGCTCATCATTAAGTCAGCTTAACTTTCTAGGAGGAAATGGTCATACCTCTCGCATGGCACTAGGTCTGATTTTGGTCTTAGCattttcaaaatcttcaaatCCTACACTTAAGGTAGGTTCCCCTTCTTTGCTAAGCATCTGTTCAGAACAAGAGTTGCCACTGTTTTGAATACCATCTGCTACTAGAGAGACTGTCCCATTTAAAACCAATGAATGCTGAT
The sequence above is drawn from the Camelina sativa cultivar DH55 chromosome 4, Cs, whole genome shotgun sequence genome and encodes:
- the LOC104781563 gene encoding psbP domain-containing protein 6, chloroplastic-like, with product MATATLVPTSKIFSSSTKCPALNKARTCVSVASSQQQQLPRRRELLLKSAVAIPAILQLKEAPISEAREVDVGSFLPPSPSDPNFVLFKAKPSDTPALRAGNVQPYQFVLPPNWKQLRIANILSGNYCQPKCAEPWIEVKFENEKQGKVQVVASPLIRLTNKPNATIEDLGEPEKVIASLGPFVTGNSYDSDELLNTSIEKIGDQTYYKYVLETPFALTGSHNLAKATAKGNTVVLFVVSATEKQWQSSQKTLQAILDSFQL
- the LOC104781564 gene encoding bZIP transcription factor 49-like, whose amino-acid sequence is MAEPVLEDTPDTYLSFSSEFDSIAIAISPPPPPPPPSDNFCNSSSDQAPLLKNSISDLRFYIDDDGDEDYELNFEDSFNDLYFPSENESFFVDGEMSGDFTPASESSGDFVNEHSEKDTNGVLISTSSCYDRESPKDSDCSVTNLQSLSRTNQFDQKLNVEEEEEAATTSITTKRKKENYQEDTIEELRNYKYRRLDQVGFAEGDEKKRNVRLIRNRESAHLSRQRKRHYVEELEDKVKNMHSTITDLSSKMSYFMAENVTLRHQVGSGMSLLPRPGMYYPVLYPWMQCPAYMVKPQGSRVATLLPIPSLKPQQSVAKVKKFKKVASLSVLGLLFCLFLFGALAPFGEYKSNNVTDWVYDQSRGRVLDVNGHLDVSVTSNRAHCGRDCDQEMGRNVSATENSGPRGNSSEPLVASLFVPRNEKLVKIDGNLIIHSILASEKAMASETKNKGGKNDEATTNKGPMFSSGMCTDVFQFDISTTSGAIIPASPPIQQSENTTDTRKGKKNRRILRGGLPVSDFDLTKDHNSSSNENFRDTQPSPSMVVSVLVDPREGGDGMMGGTNPLFQVFIVLLVDGVKYVTYSCDLSQPQVPHLVTT
- the LOC104781565 gene encoding R3H domain-containing protein 1, with the protein product MDAASPENAAGTDGVVMGDNGFNADPFLVEALQNPRHRLTILRMELDVQRFLQNPEQQQFEFQHFPTSYLRLAAHRVANHYGLATAVLDSGADGNENRILVTKTAESRFPAVRLSEIPVAKPSENGKFERMKVSIKTRPSKGSEFGAGELEKRCGPLRSVEERKEEYERARERIFSGLPGLTCDDSSSETQVYGRNMSLNRDDKQESKNAYVEAERNLSLRESGPTSRVAVFRDIVKDRFDPDYDRRHERYIRSLPMNQNFNLPPFNFQQMPTPYYEMGFTGYNQIPSTPASLGFGPPPSSMTSPYGTTFLNQASRDAMYMQWPNAAMLYAHPYEQFMNASLQAQFCSQQPMSFDDRQNL